In a single window of the Rhodoferax saidenbachensis genome:
- a CDS encoding ABC transporter ATP-binding protein/permease, with protein sequence MAFVSGLRTKLASFRLFTQRVWALSAPYFSSEQKWQARGLLLAIIALNLGLVYMAVLFNDWNKLFYDALQEKNAAVFWTQLGRFTYIAFASIIIAVYKFYLTQLLEMRWRAWMTAHYLERWLSNHAFYKLELARFTSQPPAGQGNPDNPDQRIQEDINQFTGLTIGLTMGLLNSVVTLASFVGILWVLSGGFAFTVQGNAYNIPGFMVWMAVLYCAAGSIITHYIGRPQIALNFQQQQVEADFRHHMIRVREYSESIALDRGETAERAQLDLRFGRVLDNYLRLIKKQKSLVWFTSFFGQAAVVFPFIVAAPRFFSGAIQLGELIQISSAFGQVQGALSWFVDSYSSLATWRATTDRLTSFEASFRALARDSTAQAATDFVALDARDLHLELPGGAVLLDQTTLHAQAGDRVLLQGPSGSGKSTLFRTLAGIWPFARGTVQRPADTMFIPQRPYFPNGPLRDALAYPQTPASYTDEQLRAALHDALLPQLADQLDHTDAWSQKLSGGEQQRLAIARVLLKKPKWIFADEATSALDESTENLVYKRLLAQVESAQGALISIAHRPSVATFHDRRWTLTPRPHGDSGGARYTLTDEHPAT encoded by the coding sequence ATGGCATTTGTGTCGGGTCTGCGCACCAAACTGGCATCGTTCAGGCTGTTCACACAGCGTGTCTGGGCCTTGTCAGCGCCCTACTTCTCGTCAGAGCAGAAATGGCAGGCCCGGGGCCTGCTGCTGGCCATCATTGCGCTGAACCTCGGGCTGGTCTACATGGCCGTGTTGTTCAACGACTGGAACAAACTTTTCTACGACGCGCTGCAGGAAAAAAACGCCGCGGTGTTCTGGACGCAGTTGGGGCGTTTCACCTACATCGCATTCGCCTCCATCATCATTGCGGTCTACAAGTTTTACCTGACGCAGTTGCTGGAAATGCGCTGGCGCGCCTGGATGACTGCGCACTACCTGGAGCGCTGGCTCTCCAACCACGCGTTTTACAAGCTGGAGCTGGCGCGTTTCACCAGCCAGCCCCCGGCAGGCCAAGGCAACCCCGACAACCCGGACCAGCGTATCCAGGAGGACATCAACCAGTTCACTGGCCTCACCATCGGCCTGACCATGGGCCTGCTGAACTCGGTGGTTACGCTGGCCAGCTTTGTCGGCATTCTGTGGGTCCTGTCGGGTGGCTTTGCGTTTACCGTGCAAGGGAACGCATACAACATCCCCGGCTTCATGGTCTGGATGGCGGTGCTGTACTGCGCAGCGGGCAGCATCATCACGCACTACATCGGCCGCCCGCAGATCGCGCTGAACTTCCAGCAGCAACAGGTGGAAGCCGACTTTCGCCATCACATGATTCGGGTGCGTGAGTACAGCGAATCCATCGCCCTGGACCGTGGCGAAACCGCAGAGCGTGCCCAGCTCGACCTGCGCTTTGGCCGTGTGCTGGACAACTACCTGCGCCTGATCAAGAAGCAGAAAAGCCTGGTCTGGTTCACCAGCTTCTTTGGCCAGGCAGCGGTGGTGTTTCCGTTTATCGTGGCGGCACCGCGTTTTTTCAGCGGCGCCATCCAGCTCGGGGAGCTGATCCAGATCTCCAGCGCGTTTGGGCAGGTACAAGGCGCGCTGAGCTGGTTTGTCGACAGCTACAGCAGCCTGGCGACATGGCGCGCCACCACTGACCGCCTGACCAGTTTTGAGGCATCTTTTAGGGCCCTAGCCCGCGACAGTACTGCGCAAGCAGCTACTGATTTTGTAGCACTGGACGCGCGCGACCTGCACCTGGAGTTGCCCGGTGGCGCGGTCCTGCTGGACCAGACCACCCTGCACGCCCAGGCGGGCGACCGCGTGTTGCTGCAAGGGCCTTCGGGCAGCGGCAAGTCCACGCTGTTCCGCACACTGGCGGGCATCTGGCCCTTTGCACGCGGCACGGTGCAGCGCCCGGCCGACACCATGTTCATCCCCCAGCGCCCCTATTTCCCGAACGGCCCGCTGCGCGACGCGCTGGCCTATCCACAAACACCGGCCAGCTACACCGACGAACAACTGCGCGCCGCACTGCATGACGCCCTGCTGCCCCAGTTGGCCGACCAGTTAGACCATACGGACGCCTGGAGCCAGAAGCTCTCGGGCGGCGAGCAACAGCGCCTAGCGATTGCCCGCGTGTTGCTCAAGAAACCGAAGTGGATCTTTGCCGACGAGGCCACCAGTGCGCTGGACGAGTCCACCGAGAATTTGGTCTATAAAAGGCTTCTAGCGCAGGTGGAATCTGCGCAAGGCGCTCTTATTTCGATAGCACATCGCCCCAGCGTGGCGACTTTCCATGACCGGCGCTGGACGCTGACACCACGCCCGCACGGTGATAGCGGCGGCGCGCGCTACACGCTGACCGACGAACACCCCGCTACATAA